TCTGCCGACCCGTTGGCAAAGGAGCGGGACATGGGCAAAAACAAAATTTGGGGATTAACGGCGGATAACCGGCTGCAGATGGCATCGACAAACAGATCACCGCAGATTAAAAACGCCGTGCGCAGCCCGGCAATACCACAAGATTCTATGCCGGTTCCCTGGCGATATCTGTTCTGATCGGCTTGAAGCCCATGCCAACCCGGTGACATCCTTCGGTATTTTAAAACAATGCCCTGGTCCGGGGAAATCAATATGGCAGTATCGTAAAGAGAATTCTTCACCCGCTCCAGCAGTCCAAGGGCAATAGAGATATTCTTTTCCGCAGACAAGGAACAAAGCTTATCGGTTATAGAGCCGGGAACGGTTTGCCCCAACAAAAGGTCATGATCAGGCTGGTCATTATTTATCAGCCCGGTCAGACAAGCTTCGGGGAATAATACCAGATCAGCCCCTTCATTAGAAGCCTTTTCGGTGAAGGTTATGAGGGTCTTTAGATTGCCTTCTATTGTCGGCGATAATTTCGGTACGGCCAGAGCAAAACGGGTCATTTCACATACTCAAATTCAAAATGCACCCCCAGCACCGATACCTTCATCTCCTGCGGGAAGGGCGGGAAAGTTTTGGCCTGGTAGACCGCCCGGATGGCGGCCTGGTCGAACAGAGCGTCGCCGGAGGATTTCTCCAGGTTGGCCTCCAGCAGATTCCCCTGCCGATCGATCTT
The sequence above is a segment of the Candidatus Edwardsbacteria bacterium genome. Coding sequences within it:
- a CDS encoding carbon-nitrogen hydrolase family protein codes for the protein MTRFALAVPKLSPTIEGNLKTLITFTEKASNEGADLVLFPEACLTGLINNDQPDHDLLLGQTVPGSITDKLCSLSAEKNISIALGLLERVKNSLYDTAILISPDQGIVLKYRRMSPGWHGLQADQNRYRQGTGIESCGIAGLRTAFLICGDLFVDAICSRLSAVNPQILFLPMSRSFANGSADQERWNTEELPEYSKRVAAIKVPTLMVNYIGCREQGDTSFGGAVVFSADGQIKDQLPLGKPGMIYFDL